TATACTCCTCAGAAGATGAATTATTGGTGGAAACAAAACCTAATAGCATCGTTAAACTGATGACTAATGAAGAGTTACCTAATGATGGAATATTGCGCAAAAAGATTACCTAAGATAATAATTAAATTGGGTTTATTGGTTGCTTTCATCTATCTTGCCGGGATCAGTTATCTTTTCGCTGACCCAATGCACTGGTTAGATGAGATCGAACAACAATATCTATTAGGTAATTGGGATATCATTGAGCAACTATTAAATAACAACATCCCAATAAATAACATCGAACGGGCAGGATATCATTTTTACAGAGCAAAAATCTCCCTCGAAAAACAGGATATAGTAGCATCATTCGAACAGACCATTCAATTTTCTCCTAACAGTATGTACGGTCAACGTGCTCTGACTAAATTAGCCAATATAGCTCTATTGGAAAGAGATTATAACCAGAGTCTCAGTTATCTTAACCGTATAGATCCTCAGATGATATCTGATAGGGACTATCTTCTTTCCTCGGTATATTTGAAATTAGAAAGATATCCTGATGCCATCCGAGCCGCTCAGGATTTTATTAAAATTACCCAAGACAGTGTTAAGAGAGAGTTGGCTTATTTACAGATCGTTGAAGCATATATCCTTAATAAGAAGTATAATCAGGCATTACTGACCTTGCAGACCATGAGATCACAGAATTACATTGTCAATCAAGCCGCTGTCATCGAATTCAAAGAGGGATACTGTTACGAACATACCAACCAGATGCCTGAAGCAATAGATAAATACAAAGCTGTCATCATCAACTATCCCTATACTGAACATGCTTTTCAGGCAGAGAGAAGATTGGGAGA
The sequence above is a segment of the Candidatus Cloacimonadota bacterium genome. Coding sequences within it:
- a CDS encoding SPOR domain-containing protein, giving the protein MKSYLMMEYCAKRLPKIIIKLGLLVAFIYLAGISYLFADPMHWLDEIEQQYLLGNWDIIEQLLNNNIPINNIERAGYHFYRAKISLEKQDIVASFEQTIQFSPNSMYGQRALTKLANIALLERDYNQSLSYLNRIDPQMISDRDYLLSSVYLKLERYPDAIRAAQDFIKITQDSVKRELAYLQIVEAYILNKKYNQALLTLQTMRSQNYIVNQAAVIEFKEGYCYEHTNQMPEAIDKYKAVIINYPYTEHAFQAERRLGDISLNNGGIDRTDIYTLEPLPRIIEPDVTEVPYDIPEPSGEFYYIQVNAFVEQRNASSHSAYLRNLGYDNIIFTKIVSSQQLYVVAVGPFPSRDAAAFKQTEIRNNLNLDSFIIKH